Proteins co-encoded in one Spirosoma endbachense genomic window:
- a CDS encoding enolase C-terminal domain-like protein, which yields MNQLDQSRRDTLKMLGMGSSAGLLSLFGGLSTAQAREQQTTPRYALGAAPVKIKSVKAIATAPQGSNLIVVKVETSEPGLYGLGCATFTQRAATVIVAINTYLNEFCVGKDVDNIEDMWQAAYVSSYWRNGPVLNNALSGLDQALWDIKGKRAGMPVYQLLGGKVRFAIPCYTHAGGNTPEAAADSVKKFMADGFKYIRIQQGGYGAVGATADKPDFKVANFGGETDNYMNERLYLKSVPKMFEVVRKECGDEIELLHDIHERVQPIDAINMIKRVEEYRPFFIEDPFSPENMKWFAQLRQATSVPIAMGELFNNINEFKEPMVNQWFDFIRIHVSQIGGITPAMKVARLGEWFNIRTAWHGPGDVSPVGHAAHAHIDLAVWNFGIQEAVQFSEKTQSVFSGCPTMNKGYMSVNEVPGLGVDINEKEAAKYPISTKSNWQVRKMDGTIIRP from the coding sequence ATGAATCAACTTGATCAAAGTCGCCGGGATACGCTGAAAATGCTGGGTATGGGCTCCTCCGCCGGACTCCTCAGCCTGTTCGGCGGACTCTCTACCGCCCAGGCCAGAGAACAACAAACTACCCCCCGATACGCCCTAGGGGCAGCACCCGTTAAAATCAAATCCGTCAAAGCCATCGCCACCGCCCCACAAGGCTCCAACCTCATCGTCGTTAAGGTCGAAACCTCTGAACCCGGACTCTATGGACTCGGCTGCGCTACCTTCACCCAGCGGGCGGCCACCGTCATCGTCGCCATCAACACCTACCTCAACGAATTCTGCGTCGGTAAAGACGTCGATAACATCGAGGATATGTGGCAGGCCGCCTATGTCAGCTCCTACTGGCGAAACGGACCCGTCCTCAACAATGCCCTCTCCGGACTCGATCAGGCCCTGTGGGACATCAAAGGAAAACGAGCTGGCATGCCCGTCTACCAGCTCCTGGGCGGTAAAGTCCGATTCGCTATCCCCTGCTACACCCATGCCGGGGGCAATACCCCCGAAGCAGCCGCCGACAGCGTCAAAAAATTCATGGCCGATGGCTTCAAATACATCCGCATCCAGCAGGGTGGCTATGGTGCTGTGGGCGCTACGGCCGATAAACCCGACTTCAAAGTAGCCAACTTCGGAGGAGAGACCGACAACTACATGAATGAGCGGCTCTATCTGAAGTCGGTGCCCAAGATGTTTGAGGTGGTTCGTAAGGAGTGTGGCGATGAGATCGAACTGTTGCATGACATCCACGAGCGGGTGCAGCCCATCGATGCCATCAACATGATCAAGCGGGTGGAGGAGTACCGGCCTTTCTTCATCGAAGATCCCTTCTCGCCCGAGAACATGAAGTGGTTTGCCCAGTTGCGGCAGGCCACCTCGGTGCCCATTGCGATGGGTGAATTGTTCAACAACATCAACGAGTTCAAGGAGCCGATGGTGAATCAGTGGTTCGATTTCATCCGGATTCACGTCTCCCAGATCGGGGGCATCACCCCCGCCATGAAGGTAGCCCGGTTGGGGGAATGGTTCAACATCCGCACGGCCTGGCATGGACCGGGTGATGTTTCGCCGGTGGGCCATGCGGCCCATGCGCACATCGATCTGGCGGTGTGGAATTTTGGGATTCAGGAAGCGGTGCAGTTTTCGGAGAAGACGCAGTCGGTGTTCAGTGGCTGTCCGACGATGAACAAGGGGTATATGTCGGTCAACGAGGTACCGGGTTTGGGGGTTGATATCAACGAGAAGGAGGCCGCCAAGTATCCCATCAGCACCAAGTCGAACTGGCAGGTGCGCAAGATGGATGGCACCATTATCAGACCGTAA
- the dgoD gene encoding galactonate dehydratase, translating to MKSSTKKSGITRRSAIQSVLGVAGMGSIVLPQTSYAASPGHFADYSKVKITKLETFLVKPRWIFLKIHTDVGVYGLGEPLLEGRALTIQTAIKEVEPYLIGKDPRQVVHHWQAIYRHAFYRGGPILTSALSGIDHALWDIKGKLLNVPVYELLGGPTRDRVRVYGRASNAEDMKKRKAEGFTVIKTGVAHKNPANIVENPQFIKYAVDNFASLREAGGPEMDIAIDFHGNISPQTAKVLIKQLEPFQPMFIEEPCQAQNVDTMVDIARGTHLPIATGERIFTKWGFREILEKGAASIVQPDLCHAGGITEGRLIAGMAEAYYVPIAPHNPMGPISLAVGLNLAACVPNFLVQEQVSLGEGYLKNPFKLQSDGTVLIPKGPGLGVELDEALMKDKIGHDWKNPESYNALDGSVVDW from the coding sequence ATGAAATCATCAACCAAGAAATCAGGCATAACCCGTCGTTCGGCCATACAATCGGTACTGGGTGTAGCAGGCATGGGCTCGATAGTACTCCCTCAAACGTCGTATGCCGCCAGTCCCGGACACTTTGCCGATTACAGCAAAGTGAAGATTACGAAACTCGAAACCTTTCTGGTCAAGCCACGGTGGATTTTCCTGAAAATTCATACCGATGTTGGTGTATATGGTTTAGGTGAACCGCTTCTCGAAGGCCGGGCGCTAACCATCCAAACCGCCATTAAAGAAGTAGAGCCTTATCTGATTGGTAAAGACCCTCGTCAGGTTGTTCATCATTGGCAAGCCATTTATCGTCATGCATTTTACCGTGGAGGGCCGATTTTAACGAGTGCCCTGAGTGGTATCGATCATGCGCTCTGGGACATTAAAGGCAAACTGTTGAACGTGCCGGTTTATGAACTGCTCGGTGGTCCTACCCGCGACCGGGTTCGGGTGTATGGCCGGGCCAGTAATGCTGAAGACATGAAGAAGCGGAAGGCCGAAGGGTTCACGGTTATCAAAACGGGCGTTGCCCATAAGAACCCGGCCAATATTGTCGAAAATCCACAATTCATTAAATACGCCGTCGACAATTTTGCGTCGCTACGGGAAGCGGGTGGCCCTGAAATGGATATTGCTATCGACTTCCACGGCAATATTTCGCCACAAACGGCTAAGGTGCTGATCAAGCAGCTGGAGCCCTTCCAACCCATGTTCATTGAGGAACCGTGCCAGGCCCAAAACGTGGATACAATGGTTGACATTGCCAGAGGAACACATTTGCCAATTGCCACTGGCGAACGGATTTTCACGAAATGGGGATTCCGCGAAATTCTGGAAAAAGGAGCCGCCAGCATCGTACAACCTGACCTCTGCCATGCCGGTGGCATTACGGAAGGGCGCCTGATAGCGGGCATGGCTGAAGCCTACTATGTTCCCATTGCTCCGCATAATCCGATGGGGCCAATCTCTCTCGCAGTGGGGTTGAACCTGGCGGCCTGCGTCCCCAATTTCCTGGTGCAGGAGCAGGTCTCCCTGGGCGAAGGCTATCTCAAGAATCCCTTCAAATTACAAAGCGACGGTACGGTTCTCATTCCGAAAGGACCAGGTCTGGGCGTCGAACTGGATGAAGCCCTAATGAAAGACAAAATCGGCCACGACTGGAAAAATCCCGAATCATACAATGCCCTCGACGGATCAGTCGTGGACTGGTAA
- a CDS encoding mandelate racemase/muconate lactonizing enzyme family protein, giving the protein MQRRSFLKSALVGSTAVWAGLPASLAQSAPKLKITKIRYYSAPGYNKPLFNQARGIVEIQTDGGIIGIGEGGSKDMIEQCAQMIIGEDPFRIEHIWQSVYRGMFYPPGREKLHALGALEMALWDIKGKALGVPVYELLGGATREYIECYATGFRASKAKTEEERARDCIEAGLRAYRIGPTGGNGETPFDFYDNAKKTIELCKRIDAAVGGGGKWAIDLHTRFDTTEGIKICKALENLEPYFVEDIVRSENPDVYKTVRQMTTVPIAVGEQFGDRWDSNTFIEQRLIDYTRFTIPNTGGISEFKKLASMCETHYVGMIPHFTGPLSTATLVHVLGSSSPTRCLMELGGGEPERPAYFNEDFVNFKNGKLYLNPEPGLGVKFDPKKATFVMEVTAKTQFPHPVLKSPDGAIHNW; this is encoded by the coding sequence ATGCAACGAAGATCTTTTCTTAAATCTGCTTTAGTAGGCTCAACCGCCGTATGGGCTGGGCTGCCAGCAAGTTTGGCTCAGAGCGCACCCAAATTAAAAATCACCAAAATTCGGTACTACAGTGCACCGGGTTATAATAAACCGCTTTTCAATCAGGCGCGTGGCATTGTTGAGATTCAAACCGATGGCGGCATCATCGGAATTGGCGAAGGTGGTTCTAAAGATATGATCGAGCAGTGCGCTCAAATGATTATTGGTGAAGATCCATTCCGCATCGAGCACATCTGGCAGAGTGTCTATCGGGGTATGTTTTATCCGCCAGGCCGAGAGAAATTACATGCGCTCGGCGCGCTTGAAATGGCATTGTGGGATATTAAAGGCAAGGCGTTAGGTGTTCCGGTCTATGAACTACTGGGGGGAGCCACGCGCGAATATATCGAATGCTACGCGACTGGTTTTCGGGCATCGAAAGCAAAAACAGAAGAAGAACGGGCCAGAGATTGTATAGAAGCAGGGCTGCGGGCCTACCGGATCGGGCCAACGGGAGGTAACGGCGAAACCCCGTTCGATTTCTATGACAATGCTAAAAAGACCATTGAGTTATGTAAACGAATCGATGCCGCCGTTGGGGGAGGTGGTAAATGGGCCATTGATCTGCACACCCGGTTTGACACCACCGAAGGCATAAAAATCTGCAAAGCCCTGGAGAATCTGGAGCCTTATTTCGTAGAAGACATTGTACGCTCCGAAAATCCGGACGTCTACAAAACCGTCCGGCAGATGACCACAGTACCCATTGCTGTTGGTGAGCAATTCGGCGATCGCTGGGACAGTAATACCTTCATTGAGCAACGCTTAATCGATTATACACGTTTCACGATTCCCAATACGGGTGGTATATCTGAATTCAAGAAACTGGCGTCTATGTGCGAAACGCACTACGTTGGTATGATTCCGCACTTTACGGGCCCGCTCTCAACGGCCACGCTGGTGCACGTACTTGGTTCCAGCAGCCCAACCCGCTGTCTGATGGAACTGGGTGGTGGAGAACCAGAACGTCCTGCCTACTTCAACGAGGATTTCGTCAACTTCAAAAACGGCAAATTATACCTGAATCCAGAACCAGGACTGGGTGTCAAGTTCGACCCCAAGAAAGCAACGTTTGTTATGGAGGTTACTGCCAAAACTCAGTTCCCTCATCCTGTGCTAAAAAGCCCCGACGGAGCCATCCACAATTGGTAA
- a CDS encoding SusC/RagA family TonB-linked outer membrane protein, which translates to MNKALVFLFFLLLSSGIALAQANRITGKVTGPDSQGLPGVNVLVEGTAVGTATDATGSYSINAPATGSLVFSYISYVTQTIPINNRSIVNVQLAEDSKAIDEVVVTALGIKREAKTLGYATATVNAEQISVNRTPNFVSGLQGKMAGVNITTMGTGPAGTAKIRIRGQSSFSGQNNPLIVVNGVPIDNSNSSLGGDFGPRTTTGLPNNSSDGGDGLSSINPDDIETMTVLKGATAAALYGSRAKDGVVMITTKSRGAGKGFGVTYNTNFTTDTPLDFTDFQYEYGQGEGGKRPTTTRPTSGVWSFGEKFQPGMTQVLFDNKTYPYEPVYNRVKQFYRVGTNFTNTVTVANNGQNGGFSLSFGNTDNRGIMENNTFNRKVINLGFTQNITSKLTASGNINYSKENNINPPQLNTQDFSVSTVVFTLANSMPFQALRDNQTEANGDEFVFSRFLVRNNPYYSMSRHFENIRRDRLFGNVALKYQFTDWLYLQARIAQDFFIRNQDYNIPNGYAPIAKAPVGFVNGSYTQDVRQNTERNLDFILGGNKTFGKFGVDITLGGNARYARNDYNSVTVQDFVNPGLYTVANGRIKNPIYALSEKKINSLFGAATFSYRDYLFLNVTARNDWFSTLAPSNRSILYPSVTGSFVFSQAFEKLPAWLSFGKLRAAYAQVGSDNVDPYSNALYYAVDNNSFPNPAGQLVPVGGINATVVPNKNLRPLRIQEAEVGLELKLFDNKVGFDFTYYHKTTDDQILAAQISDASSYTSKLINVGRSMNQGLEMLLTFSPVNTPAFRWDVSANVSYNTSKVLRLGLSPNDTVITVSSGGGRTLNQVVGKPIGQLYTFTYLRDAQGRQVFDQNSGMPLRNNTLVNVGNALPTYFGGITNTFTFRGLSLSALIDFKLGHKMIAGRNINYMRHGLSKRTLPGRDVGYVIGNGVNPNGEINQTRAAVQPFYESINPLGINEDFVFNAGFWKLRQISLGYDFSKLLPQRLFIKGLKLNAVANNVLVIKKWTENMDPEEALVSSDNAVGLDFWPGLPPTRSIGFNLNVRF; encoded by the coding sequence ATGAACAAAGCTCTAGTATTTCTTTTTTTTCTGCTTCTGAGCAGTGGCATTGCCCTGGCTCAGGCAAACAGAATAACCGGTAAGGTGACAGGCCCCGACAGTCAGGGGCTACCAGGTGTTAACGTCCTGGTTGAAGGTACGGCTGTAGGTACGGCAACAGATGCAACAGGAAGTTATTCAATCAATGCCCCAGCTACTGGCTCGCTGGTTTTTTCGTACATCAGCTACGTAACGCAGACCATTCCGATCAATAACCGATCAATTGTCAATGTGCAACTGGCGGAAGATTCAAAAGCCATCGACGAAGTAGTCGTTACCGCATTAGGTATCAAGAGAGAGGCCAAAACGCTGGGTTATGCAACAGCCACCGTCAATGCCGAACAGATTTCTGTCAACCGAACACCCAATTTCGTGAGCGGTCTACAGGGGAAAATGGCGGGTGTAAACATCACTACCATGGGAACGGGGCCCGCCGGAACGGCCAAAATCCGGATTCGTGGTCAGTCGTCCTTTAGCGGACAGAACAACCCACTTATCGTCGTGAACGGCGTACCAATCGACAATTCCAACTCTTCCCTTGGGGGTGATTTTGGCCCCCGTACCACGACTGGCCTCCCCAACAACAGTTCCGATGGGGGCGATGGCCTTTCCAGCATTAATCCCGACGATATTGAAACCATGACCGTGCTGAAAGGAGCCACAGCCGCAGCTCTGTATGGATCACGCGCCAAAGACGGCGTTGTCATGATTACGACCAAAAGCCGGGGGGCTGGTAAAGGATTTGGCGTAACGTACAACACCAACTTCACCACTGATACACCATTGGATTTCACTGATTTTCAGTACGAATACGGTCAGGGCGAAGGGGGTAAACGGCCAACCACCACCAGACCGACATCGGGCGTGTGGAGTTTTGGTGAGAAGTTTCAACCGGGTATGACCCAGGTTCTGTTCGACAACAAAACCTATCCCTACGAGCCGGTATACAATCGGGTGAAGCAGTTCTACCGTGTAGGCACCAACTTCACCAACACCGTTACCGTGGCAAATAACGGTCAAAACGGTGGTTTCAGCCTGTCGTTTGGTAACACCGACAACCGGGGGATTATGGAGAACAATACCTTTAACCGCAAAGTGATCAATCTGGGCTTCACCCAGAATATCACGAGCAAACTGACCGCTTCTGGAAACATCAATTACTCAAAGGAGAATAACATCAATCCGCCCCAACTGAACACGCAGGACTTTTCGGTATCGACGGTGGTTTTCACACTGGCCAACTCCATGCCTTTCCAGGCCCTGCGGGATAATCAGACCGAGGCCAACGGCGACGAGTTTGTGTTTTCGCGCTTTCTGGTTCGGAACAACCCGTACTATTCCATGAGTCGCCACTTTGAGAACATCCGACGCGATCGACTGTTCGGCAATGTGGCCCTGAAATACCAGTTTACCGACTGGCTGTATCTACAGGCAAGGATTGCCCAGGATTTTTTCATTCGCAATCAGGACTATAATATCCCCAATGGATACGCTCCTATTGCCAAAGCCCCGGTTGGCTTCGTAAATGGCTCATACACACAGGATGTACGCCAGAACACTGAACGAAATCTAGATTTCATTCTAGGTGGCAATAAAACGTTTGGAAAGTTTGGCGTAGATATAACCTTAGGAGGCAACGCTCGTTATGCCCGTAATGACTACAACAGCGTAACGGTGCAGGATTTCGTAAATCCGGGTCTGTATACGGTTGCTAATGGCCGGATCAAAAATCCGATCTATGCCCTTTCCGAGAAAAAAATCAATTCCCTGTTTGGAGCCGCAACCTTCTCCTACCGGGATTATCTGTTCCTGAACGTAACAGCCCGCAACGACTGGTTTTCGACGCTGGCCCCCTCTAACCGCAGCATTCTGTACCCATCCGTAACGGGTAGTTTCGTGTTCTCGCAGGCGTTTGAAAAATTACCCGCCTGGCTGTCGTTTGGAAAGTTACGGGCAGCCTACGCACAGGTGGGTTCCGATAACGTTGATCCTTATTCCAATGCGCTCTACTACGCTGTCGATAACAATTCATTCCCCAACCCAGCAGGACAACTCGTGCCGGTGGGTGGCATCAATGCAACGGTCGTTCCGAACAAAAACCTGCGCCCGCTTCGCATTCAGGAAGCCGAGGTTGGCCTGGAGTTGAAGCTGTTTGACAACAAGGTAGGCTTTGATTTTACGTATTACCACAAAACGACAGACGACCAGATTCTGGCCGCTCAGATTTCAGATGCCTCCTCGTATACCAGCAAGCTGATCAACGTAGGCCGCAGTATGAATCAGGGCCTTGAGATGTTGCTGACGTTTTCGCCCGTAAACACACCTGCTTTTCGGTGGGACGTGAGCGCCAACGTTTCCTACAATACCTCGAAAGTTCTGCGCTTAGGTCTGTCGCCCAATGATACCGTCATTACGGTAAGCAGCGGTGGTGGCCGAACGCTGAATCAGGTAGTTGGCAAACCTATCGGTCAACTCTACACTTTCACTTACCTGCGGGATGCGCAGGGACGGCAGGTGTTTGACCAAAATAGCGGTATGCCACTTCGTAATAACACCCTGGTAAACGTAGGGAATGCCCTCCCAACCTACTTTGGCGGTATAACCAATACGTTCACCTTTCGTGGGCTGTCACTATCGGCCCTGATCGACTTCAAGCTGGGTCATAAAATGATTGCCGGTCGTAACATTAACTACATGCGTCATGGTTTGTCGAAAAGGACGCTGCCAGGCCGGGATGTGGGTTATGTAATTGGCAATGGGGTCAATCCGAACGGGGAAATTAATCAGACCAGAGCAGCCGTACAGCCCTTCTACGAATCCATTAACCCACTGGGTATCAATGAAGATTTTGTGTTCAATGCCGGATTCTGGAAACTGCGGCAGATTTCGCTGGGCTATGATTTCAGCAAACTGCTTCCCCAGCGCCTTTTCATCAAAGGACTGAAGCTCAATGCGGTGGCAAACAATGTCCTGGTTATCAAGAAATGGACCGAAAACATGGACCCCGAAGAAGCACTGGTTTCGTCAGACAATGCCGTAGGACTGGACTTCTGGCCGGGTCTGCCACCTACCCGCAGCATTGGTTTTAACTTAAATGTCAGATTTTAA
- a CDS encoding LacI family DNA-binding transcriptional regulator, protein MSTKKTSLKDIAQKAGVSTALVSYVLNGKEKESRVGHEIAQKIKQIAAELNYQPNHLAKSLRSGKTHTIGLIIADISNPFFANIARVVEDEAKHNGYTVIIGSSDENAGKSRDLLNVLINRQVDGFIIVSAENSEEQIHYLKEKNIPFVLLDRYFPEIPTDFVSTDHYKASYEACSHLIRNGYQRIGMIAYDSQMFHMQERIRGYKDSLRDNNRHFQKSWLKEVRINTIENGVKAAIDEMLAADRPVDAILFATYSLAINGLKYINELRLNVPADLAIVSFGQAEVFELYYCPITYLKQPIVLLGQTAVELLVKKLKNNLNEPAQILMKAELVERASSTAKPVVPT, encoded by the coding sequence ATGAGTACTAAAAAAACTTCGTTAAAGGATATAGCACAAAAAGCAGGGGTTTCTACCGCTCTAGTGTCCTATGTTCTGAATGGAAAGGAAAAAGAGAGCCGGGTTGGTCATGAGATTGCGCAGAAGATCAAGCAGATCGCGGCCGAATTGAATTACCAGCCCAATCACCTTGCCAAAAGTTTACGAAGCGGGAAAACGCATACCATCGGCCTCATTATCGCCGATATATCGAACCCCTTCTTCGCCAACATAGCCAGGGTAGTTGAAGATGAAGCGAAGCACAATGGCTATACGGTCATTATTGGCAGTTCCGACGAAAACGCGGGTAAATCGCGGGATTTATTAAATGTGTTGATCAATAGACAGGTTGATGGCTTTATTATCGTTTCCGCCGAAAACTCTGAAGAACAGATTCATTACCTCAAAGAAAAGAATATACCATTTGTTCTTTTAGATCGATATTTTCCGGAGATACCCACTGATTTTGTATCTACGGATCATTATAAAGCGTCGTATGAAGCGTGTTCCCACTTGATTCGGAATGGCTATCAACGCATCGGAATGATTGCCTATGACTCGCAGATGTTTCACATGCAGGAACGGATACGGGGTTATAAGGATTCGCTGAGAGACAATAACCGACACTTTCAAAAGTCCTGGTTAAAGGAAGTTCGAATCAATACAATTGAAAATGGAGTAAAAGCAGCCATTGATGAAATGCTGGCAGCAGATCGCCCAGTCGATGCGATCCTGTTCGCAACTTATAGCCTGGCAATCAATGGATTAAAATATATTAACGAATTACGCTTGAACGTACCAGCCGATTTGGCTATTGTCAGTTTTGGGCAGGCAGAAGTATTTGAATTATACTATTGCCCGATCACTTACCTCAAACAGCCGATAGTCTTGCTGGGCCAGACAGCTGTTGAACTATTAGTCAAAAAATTGAAAAATAACCTAAACGAACCCGCACAAATACTAATGAAAGCCGAATTAGTAGAACGCGCGTCTTCAACGGCTAAACCTGTTGTTCCGACTTAA
- a CDS encoding SusD/RagB family nutrient-binding outer membrane lipoprotein: MKPYLKYTLALVFSLSLLTGCDNGFDEVNTNKVDPTFLAPSMVLNKAIINTNYLDGFGTLGMLTYNFGIVQQIITPYGSSLSGANYDQINGSNTPLVWTNFYRNVLKQLVAVLEQTKGEPLQSNTYNAARIWKAYVFMILTDTYGDIPYFQAGQGYTTEIITPKYDAQQDIYKDILKELDEASAALTTTQTPVVTDILYGGDVAKWKKLGYSFMLRAGMRLTKVDPATAESYVKKAVAGGVLQSNADNSTLRHTAIYNNYIANHLAAREKTNFYLAAPFVNYLKENNDPRLPIFAVRYVGAKGGQEQVDARATSDPKQQIGMPMGYNDVSITTVLAQNGVASLWDFSQVNLTTVLKLDAPEFHITYAQVQLLLAEAAVRGWVSGTAADYFAKGVRANLEQMASYGSTIPEATIKAYLDAHPLDTAKALDLINTQYWVASFLDGNEAFANFRRSGFPALKKNPYPGSEVKGDFIRRMPYPDSEIVVNSGSLNEAITRQGPNTLDTRVWWDKK; the protein is encoded by the coding sequence ATGAAACCATATCTGAAATATACACTCGCACTGGTCTTCTCGTTGAGCCTGCTTACAGGCTGCGATAATGGCTTTGATGAGGTAAATACCAATAAGGTAGACCCTACATTCCTGGCCCCGTCTATGGTTCTCAATAAGGCCATTATTAATACCAACTACCTCGATGGGTTTGGTACGCTGGGTATGCTGACCTACAACTTCGGCATTGTTCAGCAGATCATTACGCCCTATGGCAGCTCGCTGTCAGGTGCCAATTACGATCAGATAAACGGTAGTAATACACCCCTTGTATGGACCAATTTTTACCGCAATGTGCTTAAGCAATTAGTAGCTGTACTGGAGCAAACCAAGGGTGAACCGCTCCAGTCGAATACCTACAACGCGGCTCGCATCTGGAAAGCCTACGTGTTCATGATTCTGACCGATACCTATGGGGATATCCCGTACTTTCAGGCAGGACAGGGTTACACAACAGAGATTATCACGCCTAAATACGACGCTCAGCAGGATATTTATAAAGACATCCTGAAGGAACTCGATGAGGCTTCGGCGGCTCTGACCACCACACAAACTCCGGTAGTTACCGATATTCTGTACGGTGGCGACGTAGCCAAGTGGAAAAAACTAGGCTATTCCTTTATGCTACGGGCAGGCATGCGCCTGACGAAAGTCGATCCGGCAACGGCAGAAAGTTACGTAAAGAAAGCCGTGGCAGGTGGTGTGTTGCAATCCAACGCCGACAATTCGACCCTTCGGCATACAGCGATCTATAACAACTACATTGCCAACCACTTGGCCGCCCGCGAAAAAACCAATTTCTACCTCGCAGCTCCCTTTGTGAATTACCTGAAAGAGAACAACGACCCCCGCCTGCCCATTTTTGCCGTACGCTATGTAGGTGCCAAAGGGGGTCAGGAACAAGTCGACGCACGCGCTACCTCCGATCCGAAGCAACAGATCGGTATGCCAATGGGCTATAACGATGTATCGATTACAACGGTACTGGCCCAGAATGGCGTGGCTAGTCTCTGGGATTTCTCGCAGGTTAACCTCACTACAGTACTGAAGTTAGATGCTCCCGAATTCCACATCACCTACGCACAGGTTCAACTGTTGCTGGCAGAAGCGGCTGTACGGGGATGGGTGTCGGGAACCGCTGCCGACTATTTTGCGAAGGGCGTTAGAGCCAATCTTGAGCAAATGGCATCCTATGGATCAACTATACCGGAAGCAACGATAAAAGCGTATTTAGATGCTCACCCGCTGGATACTGCCAAAGCCCTTGACCTGATCAATACTCAATACTGGGTGGCCAGTTTCTTAGATGGCAACGAAGCCTTTGCCAATTTCCGGCGCAGTGGATTTCCCGCGTTGAAGAAAAACCCCTATCCCGGTTCTGAAGTGAAAGGTGATTTCATTCGACGTATGCCTTATCCAGACAGTGAGATTGTCGTCAACTCGGGCAGCCTGAACGAAGCGATTACACGGCAGGGACCCAACACACTCGATACACGCGTTTGGTGGGATAAAAAATAA